GTTTTTGCGCCTGCATCAATTACAATTTTTCCGCAACTTTTAAGGGTGTGCTTAAGCCACTGGCCACGGGAATTTTCGCGACTAGCAACGGGTTTGAATAGACTACCTTGTATTTTTCCTTCGAGTAAGTTGTCAAACACGTCACCTTTCTGGCCATTGACTATCAGTGTTTGAATCCCGCTTTGAGTACATTTTTGTGCGGCTTGCAATTTTGTCTGCATACCACCGGTGCCCAGGCTAGTGCCGGCCCCCCCAGCTAACGCCATGGTTGCCTCGTCGATATGTTCAATCAATGGCAGTAGCTTCGCATCTGGGTTGCGGCGGGGATCTTTGTCAAACAAACCATCCACATCCGAGCAAATGATCAATGTATCGGCCTCAGCAATAAGGGCAGCATAGGCTGCAAGATTATCGTTATCACCGACTTTTAGCTCATTCACCGCCACGGTGTCGTTTTCATTGATGATCGGCAAAGCGTGATGATTGAGCAGCTCTCGTAAGGTATTTTTAATATTCACGTAACGAGTGCGATTGTGTAGATCATCATAAGTTAACAAAAGCTGTGCACAGGGAAAGTCAAAGAAGCGTGACCAATTCGCCATCATCTGAGTTTGACCGATGGCCGCCATTGCCTGTTTCTCGGCAATAGAAGGAGCGTGGTGGGTTTTAATTTTGCCCTTTCCCGCCGCAACACTGCCGGAAGAAACTAAAATCACCTCTTTACCTAAATCACGACTCGCTGTGATAAAGCGTGCTATAGCCAATAAATAGCGGCCGCTGCATTGATTGCCATCCGGGGCGATTAAAGCGCTGCCGACCTTAATCACCACTCGTTGCCAGGTAAAATCCATCATCGTAATCCCTCAAAGATAACTGTAGGTGTAGATTACGACAAAATGTAAACAAAACAAGCCACAGGGGTTATAACTTATGGATTAAATCGTAATAAAACACGTATTTAGCGCGCTATAGGCTAAAATCCCGTTTTGCTGGCGATTTAGATTGCTTTTAGGGTAGAATTAGGGCATTGAATTAGCTGTATTAAGTATCCATCACTATGCGAATCAGAGCAATTGTAGTAAGTATTCTGGCGATATTCGTTCTACCAATTTTTAGTAGTTACGCAACTATCCAGCAAACCAAAGGCGACTTCCAAGACAAATTCCGTCAATTAGATGAAGCACTCCCCACTCCAAATGTTTACCGTAATGCTGCGGGCGAGCCAGGTCATCAATATTGGCAACAAAAAGTTGACTATAAAATTCAAGCCAAACTTGATGAGACCAAGCGACGCATTGAAGCTAGTGAGCAAATTACTTATCAAAATAACTCACCCGACACACTAAAATATTTGTGGGTTCAGCTTGATCAAAACAAATTTCGTGATGACTCAATGTCAGCGCTTACTACTACCTTTGGTGGGATAGGTAATCGTGGTCCTGGTACCAAGAGTGCTTCAGGCAGCACGCCTGCACAAATCAGTATTGGGGCATTACGCAGACAACAATTTGTTGACGATAACGTTTTAGGTTACCAACTTAACAAGGTTGCAGATAGCCGTGGCAATGACCTCAAATACACCGTTGTCGGCA
Above is a window of Aliiglaciecola sp. LCG003 DNA encoding:
- the proB gene encoding glutamate 5-kinase, whose translation is MMDFTWQRVVIKVGSALIAPDGNQCSGRYLLAIARFITASRDLGKEVILVSSGSVAAGKGKIKTHHAPSIAEKQAMAAIGQTQMMANWSRFFDFPCAQLLLTYDDLHNRTRYVNIKNTLRELLNHHALPIINENDTVAVNELKVGDNDNLAAYAALIAEADTLIICSDVDGLFDKDPRRNPDAKLLPLIEHIDEATMALAGGAGTSLGTGGMQTKLQAAQKCTQSGIQTLIVNGQKGDVFDNLLEGKIQGSLFKPVASRENSRGQWLKHTLKSCGKIVIDAGAKTAILNKGASLLPSGIIEVVGQFKSGEAVTIEYQSHPLAKGLALYSASDLHHIKGKRSSDIEGQLGYTLGEAVVHRDDMVLL